Proteins encoded by one window of Synechococcales cyanobacterium T60_A2020_003:
- a CDS encoding 6,7-dimethyl-8-ribityllumazine synthase → MAILEGSFTQASSFRFAVVVGRFNDLVTGKLLEGCQDCLKRHGIDPDPYGTQVDYAWVPGCFEIPMVAHQLAQSRRYDAVICIGAVIRGQTPHFDYVAAEVSKGIAASAFQTGVPIIFGIVTTDTMQQALERAGIKSNKGWEYGMSAIEMASLMREIRNAGGDAKSLEPGISASLPAYKEAT, encoded by the coding sequence ATGGCAATTTTGGAAGGTTCCTTCACACAGGCTAGCTCGTTTCGTTTTGCGGTCGTGGTGGGGCGATTTAACGACCTGGTCACGGGCAAATTGTTGGAAGGGTGCCAGGACTGCCTCAAACGCCACGGCATTGATCCCGATCCCTACGGTACGCAAGTAGACTATGCCTGGGTTCCGGGCTGTTTTGAAATTCCGATGGTCGCCCACCAGCTTGCCCAAAGTCGTCGCTACGATGCGGTAATTTGCATTGGTGCGGTGATTCGGGGGCAAACCCCTCATTTTGATTACGTTGCTGCCGAAGTTTCCAAGGGTATCGCAGCCTCAGCGTTTCAAACCGGAGTTCCGATTATTTTTGGCATCGTTACAACGGACACGATGCAGCAAGCCCTGGAACGCGCCGGAATCAAGAGCAACAAGGGCTGGGAATACGGCATGAGTGCGATCGAGATGGCGAGCCTGATGCGGGAAATTCGCAATGCGGGGGGAGATGCGAAGAGTTTGGAACCGGGTATATCTGCTTCGTTGCCTGCGTATAAGGAGGCTACCTAG